One Leptospira wolbachii serovar Codice str. CDC genomic region harbors:
- the trpD gene encoding anthranilate phosphoribosyltransferase, which yields MTVPTIKEILGQVVSGHHLVDNHAEYFLSEVMDGNVSEPVLASFLTAMKMKGETTDELYGFVRAMRSHAIKPSKEFGFDFLDTCGTGGDGKGTLNVSTLSALTLASLGFKVAKHGNRSVSSLSGSSDILSGLGYKLDQSTADSEAEFLRTGFVFLFAPAWHPAMKYAGPVRTSLGFRTFFNLIGPLSNPFSPSHQIVGVYDKSLCLPMAEILGRLGSKRAIVCHSQDGLDEFSIFESTDYAYFDGKETIELSFDPKELGLNSQELDRNTVFSSSKEGAESLFRAVLDPKESTGGTAMVALNAGVAMFLLGVVNDIRTGYETAKGALLEKKVLRFVRETLNLT from the coding sequence ATGACCGTTCCAACAATTAAGGAAATTCTCGGACAAGTTGTTTCCGGACACCACCTTGTGGACAATCATGCGGAATATTTTTTAAGTGAAGTGATGGATGGTAATGTTTCAGAGCCAGTTCTTGCTTCTTTTCTCACTGCGATGAAAATGAAAGGGGAAACCACGGACGAATTGTACGGATTTGTCCGTGCAATGCGAAGCCATGCAATCAAACCCTCTAAAGAATTTGGTTTTGATTTTTTGGACACTTGTGGGACGGGAGGGGACGGTAAAGGTACTTTGAATGTTTCTACACTTTCGGCCCTTACTTTAGCAAGTCTCGGCTTCAAAGTAGCCAAACACGGAAATCGATCTGTATCTTCTCTTTCGGGAAGTTCCGATATTCTTTCCGGTCTTGGTTACAAACTCGATCAGTCCACAGCAGACTCAGAAGCGGAATTCCTTCGCACGGGCTTTGTGTTTTTGTTTGCGCCCGCCTGGCACCCTGCCATGAAATATGCAGGACCCGTTCGGACCTCCCTCGGATTTCGCACTTTTTTCAATTTGATTGGACCTCTTTCCAATCCCTTTTCCCCTTCTCATCAAATTGTAGGTGTCTATGATAAGTCTCTTTGTCTACCGATGGCGGAGATTTTGGGACGGCTTGGTTCCAAACGGGCCATTGTTTGCCATTCACAGGACGGGTTGGATGAGTTTTCCATCTTTGAAAGCACTGATTACGCCTATTTTGATGGGAAGGAAACGATCGAATTGTCTTTTGATCCTAAGGAATTGGGCCTAAACTCCCAGGAATTGGACAGAAATACGGTGTTCTCCTCTTCGAAGGAAGGGGCGGAGTCCCTCTTTCGGGCAGTTCTCGATCCTAAAGAATCGACGGGAGGGACGGCGATGGTTGCCCTAAACGCTGGGGTGGCGATGTTTTTACTCGGAGTCGTAAACGATATACGAACAGGGTACGAAACTGCGAAAGGGGCTCTCCTTGAGAAAAAAGTTCTCCGATTCGTTCGTGAAACATTGAATTTAACATAA
- the pgsA gene encoding CDP-diacylglycerol--glycerol-3-phosphate 3-phosphatidyltransferase, producing the protein MEDWKTIANIPNLLTVLRVLALPLFIFALFQKEWEYQIFAFVLFALASLTDLVDGYLARKWNQQTEFGKFLDPLADKFLVIGCFVTFLFIHEPIEVWMVVLIIARDMLITFLRYIAVRSGKSLRTTMMGKVKTAFQMGAILMILVVFMLISGKRRAMINETYAMGKLAGYSTFEVASQHANEFCTLVKTTESLSFKDFFDSIASFVPYFGMLFTTFITVISGLRYIVTNYQLLTFSNLKRIFYDRSNN; encoded by the coding sequence TTGGAAGATTGGAAAACCATAGCCAATATTCCGAACTTACTTACCGTACTTCGGGTTCTTGCGCTCCCTTTATTTATCTTTGCACTCTTCCAAAAGGAATGGGAATACCAAATTTTTGCTTTTGTTCTATTTGCGCTCGCTTCTCTCACTGATTTAGTTGATGGATACCTCGCACGAAAGTGGAACCAACAAACAGAGTTTGGAAAGTTTCTCGATCCTTTAGCTGATAAATTTTTAGTCATTGGGTGTTTTGTAACTTTTTTATTCATCCACGAACCTATCGAGGTTTGGATGGTGGTTCTCATCATAGCAAGAGACATGCTCATCACCTTCCTTCGTTATATTGCCGTTCGTTCTGGAAAAAGTCTTCGTACGACCATGATGGGAAAGGTGAAAACTGCCTTCCAGATGGGTGCTATCCTTATGATCCTTGTTGTGTTTATGCTGATCTCCGGCAAAAGGCGAGCCATGATTAATGAAACCTATGCTATGGGAAAACTTGCTGGATATTCCACCTTCGAAGTCGCATCACAACATGCGAACGAGTTTTGTACGCTTGTCAAAACCACAGAAAGTTTAAGTTTTAAAGATTTTTTTGATTCTATAGCTTCCTTTGTTCCTTATTTTGGAATGTTATTCACAACATTCATCACTGTCATTTCGGGCCTACGTTATATTGTGACCAATTATCAGCTGTTAACTTTTTCTAACCTAAAAAGGATTTTTTATGACCGTTCCAACAATTAA
- a CDS encoding MiaB/RimO family radical SAM methylthiotransferase yields the protein MPKVKEKTEETPKSFFITTLGCPKNTVDSMAMHQSLLKEGLLPAAGPEASDFHLVNTCTFIQDATKETIQTILDSIDIKKKSKQKLVVVGCFAERAGKEISDDLPEVDLHFGTGKYDKAGEILRKNFPLEFQDLTEFNADLLDRLITSKGIENYSKPYSYVKISDGCNRGCNFCIIPNLRGKYRDTESSDVLEQTKRAVKAGSKEICLVSQDTVFYGKDTDKLLDLVRSVADVDGLELLRLLYLYPDKKTEKLLDLYKEIPKIAPYLESPLQHVSKSVLKSMNRTGEYSYFKSLFQKARDLRPELEIRTSFILGFPGETMEDVEEIIRFVEDVKPEKVNLFPYSPQEGTKGATMEGQIKDKEIARRVNLVRDAYLGTLKTIHQNRIGKIYSAVVDEVLEKGAMVRRFQDAPEIDEIVYVEDMGLKLGQFGRVRVDSFFELDMAGTWVA from the coding sequence ATGCCCAAGGTTAAGGAAAAAACCGAGGAGACACCGAAGTCGTTTTTTATCACGACTCTCGGTTGTCCTAAAAATACCGTAGATTCGATGGCCATGCACCAGTCTCTACTGAAAGAGGGCCTCCTTCCTGCAGCGGGACCGGAAGCCAGTGACTTCCACTTAGTCAATACTTGCACTTTTATCCAAGATGCTACCAAAGAAACCATCCAAACCATTTTGGATTCCATCGATATCAAAAAGAAAAGCAAACAGAAGTTAGTGGTTGTTGGTTGTTTTGCGGAACGTGCAGGAAAGGAAATTTCCGACGACCTTCCTGAAGTGGACCTTCACTTTGGAACAGGAAAGTATGATAAAGCAGGGGAGATTTTACGTAAAAACTTTCCCTTAGAGTTCCAAGACCTAACCGAATTCAATGCAGATCTTTTGGATCGGCTTATCACAAGTAAGGGAATTGAAAACTATTCCAAACCATATTCTTATGTAAAAATTTCCGATGGTTGCAATCGCGGTTGTAACTTCTGTATCATTCCTAATTTACGAGGTAAGTATCGAGATACAGAAAGTTCTGATGTTTTAGAACAAACAAAACGTGCTGTCAAAGCAGGTTCTAAAGAGATTTGTCTTGTTTCCCAAGATACTGTTTTTTATGGAAAAGACACAGACAAACTTTTGGATTTGGTTCGTTCTGTGGCTGATGTGGATGGACTCGAACTCCTTCGACTTCTCTATCTCTATCCAGACAAAAAAACAGAAAAGTTACTCGATCTTTATAAAGAAATTCCGAAAATTGCCCCGTATTTGGAAAGCCCCTTACAACACGTTTCCAAGTCCGTTTTAAAATCCATGAATCGTACTGGCGAATACTCATACTTCAAATCTTTATTCCAAAAAGCAAGGGACCTTCGTCCTGAATTGGAAATTCGCACATCTTTCATCTTAGGTTTCCCTGGCGAAACAATGGAAGATGTAGAAGAGATCATTCGTTTTGTGGAAGATGTAAAACCGGAAAAGGTAAATCTCTTTCCTTATTCCCCGCAAGAGGGAACGAAGGGTGCCACTATGGAAGGTCAGATCAAAGACAAAGAAATTGCTCGCCGTGTGAACTTGGTGCGTGATGCCTACCTCGGAACATTAAAAACCATCCATCAAAATCGAATTGGAAAAATCTATTCTGCTGTTGTGGATGAAGTATTAGAAAAGGGAGCGATGGTACGTAGGTTCCAAGATGCTCCTGAGATTGATGAAATTGTCTATGTGGAAGATATGGGTTTGAAACTGGGCCAGTTCGGTCGGGTTCGTGTGGACTCTTTCTTTGAATTAGATATGGCAGGGACTTGGGTGGCTTAA
- a CDS encoding helix-turn-helix domain-containing protein: MNTKRVGQIIREAREDKKLSVKDVAKETNIAAKYIIALETEDYSQFPAETFALGFLKNYASYLKLDTAMLLNLYRGEQIEESQAPLEELTRPTTTPYSLDRNKIISLVSIFLFVISAYIIYISFEDSGSGSMDEETTEVGSAVETVASSDIPSGINFVSQSVPENASVPFILTEDRGVSFSVNNQQCKMFIKGVSNGKANLGFNIFPEKNVYFFQTAEGEETILSYRIEELASLRRDIRVVTQAVTEKSAKVLVTLKEEREGAAVKSPVGDVPIQVTLFFSKPSYVEFVLDGQMGERGLVSAGEVKHLEARDRLEIKVGDGGAVEMVQNGKERSVLGKPGKLVKKIFIRKPNPYDSTQSIIGELGE, translated from the coding sequence TTGAACACAAAACGAGTCGGCCAAATTATACGAGAAGCAAGGGAAGATAAAAAACTCTCCGTCAAAGATGTAGCCAAAGAAACAAACATCGCTGCCAAATACATCATTGCATTAGAAACAGAAGACTATTCTCAATTCCCGGCAGAAACCTTTGCTCTTGGTTTTTTAAAAAACTATGCAAGTTACTTAAAATTGGATACGGCTATGTTACTCAATCTCTACCGTGGAGAACAAATTGAGGAATCACAAGCTCCTCTAGAGGAACTCACTCGTCCGACAACAACTCCCTACAGTTTGGATCGCAATAAAATCATAAGTCTAGTTTCCATTTTTCTTTTTGTAATCTCAGCTTATATCATCTACATTAGTTTTGAAGATTCAGGATCGGGATCCATGGACGAGGAAACAACAGAAGTTGGTTCCGCTGTAGAGACTGTGGCTAGTTCCGACATTCCTTCTGGAATTAACTTTGTTTCTCAAAGTGTTCCTGAAAACGCTAGTGTTCCTTTTATCTTAACGGAAGACCGTGGTGTGAGTTTCAGTGTAAACAACCAACAATGTAAGATGTTTATCAAAGGTGTATCCAATGGAAAGGCAAACCTTGGATTCAATATTTTTCCTGAGAAAAATGTATACTTTTTTCAAACAGCAGAAGGCGAAGAAACCATACTTTCTTATCGCATTGAAGAACTTGCCTCTTTACGTCGTGACATCCGAGTTGTGACACAAGCCGTTACTGAAAAATCAGCCAAAGTTCTTGTGACTCTCAAAGAAGAAAGAGAAGGGGCTGCAGTAAAATCTCCAGTAGGAGATGTTCCGATCCAAGTCACACTCTTTTTCTCTAAACCAAGCTATGTGGAATTTGTGTTAGATGGTCAAATGGGAGAACGAGGACTTGTTTCTGCAGGAGAGGTCAAACACTTAGAGGCTCGGGATAGGCTCGAGATTAAAGTGGGTGACGGTGGGGCTGTGGAAATGGTTCAAAATGGAAAAGAACGTTCTGTTCTCGGAAAACCTGGAAAACTTGTTAAAAAAATCTTCATCCGCAAACCAAATCCTTATGATTCCACTCAATCCATCATTGGTGAGTTAGGCGAATAA
- a CDS encoding LolA family protein, producing the protein MKVWIGSFLLVFGVSLGAQTSPAHNWHSPSEVVKKIKKNFSDINSYSADFLIKTEDNKKEKQMRGKCFYKRPGKIRYNFAEPEGDEIVSDGKTLHIFIKRLGAVGKQDLTLDRKNTSGPIFTTNSPDGLNRLFRKYHYKFDTIEQPRSMGDAAKYFVLDLDQREKIGGFEKMKLFVDSESYLIKKAVATDGRGKVTTISFSNINFSEEIQDGVFNFHMSGNAKIVNNPLVSEN; encoded by the coding sequence ATGAAAGTATGGATCGGATCTTTTTTACTTGTATTTGGGGTGTCTCTTGGTGCCCAAACAAGTCCGGCTCACAATTGGCACTCACCCTCCGAAGTTGTCAAAAAGATAAAGAAGAACTTTAGCGATATCAATTCCTATTCGGCTGATTTTCTCATCAAAACAGAAGACAACAAAAAGGAAAAACAGATGCGCGGGAAATGTTTCTACAAACGTCCCGGCAAAATCAGATATAACTTTGCGGAACCGGAAGGGGATGAAATTGTATCTGATGGAAAAACTCTTCATATCTTTATTAAGAGGTTAGGTGCTGTCGGAAAACAGGACTTAACTCTGGATCGCAAAAATACTTCTGGTCCCATTTTTACAACGAACAGTCCCGATGGCCTGAATCGTCTTTTTCGTAAATACCATTATAAATTTGATACCATCGAACAACCTCGTTCTATGGGGGATGCGGCCAAATACTTTGTTTTGGATCTCGACCAAAGAGAAAAGATTGGTGGATTTGAAAAGATGAAACTCTTTGTGGATTCCGAATCTTACTTAATCAAAAAAGCAGTGGCCACTGATGGTCGCGGGAAAGTAACCACCATTTCATTTTCCAATATTAATTTTTCTGAAGAAATCCAAGATGGAGTTTTCAATTTTCACATGAGTGGAAACGCCAAAATTGTCAACAACCCACTTGTATCCGAGAACTAA